One part of the Brevundimonas sp. NIBR11 genome encodes these proteins:
- a CDS encoding tryptophan-rich sensory protein — translation MTDIDDTIDDVREAAVEFLNAGERSAGHVALGIIATAGFALLATALASGAIKPPRRTASQLREGAGPVTERPRGAFSLVLPAVFSATTLSAVRVWNAPSNKTRTQAMILWAGAQAINSAWIALRPASRGMQIAAAMTSAGLAAAFAHEARKLDPTAGKLANPTARGVSFANAVDRKVEASQPTVH, via the coding sequence ATGACCGATATCGACGACACCATCGACGACGTGCGCGAGGCCGCCGTTGAGTTCCTCAACGCCGGCGAACGCAGCGCAGGCCACGTCGCCCTCGGCATCATCGCCACCGCCGGCTTCGCCCTTCTGGCCACCGCCCTTGCCAGCGGTGCGATCAAGCCGCCTCGTCGCACAGCGTCCCAGCTGCGTGAGGGCGCGGGCCCCGTGACCGAGCGTCCGCGCGGCGCCTTCAGCCTGGTTTTGCCGGCCGTCTTTTCGGCCACGACCCTGTCAGCGGTCCGGGTCTGGAACGCTCCGTCCAACAAGACCCGCACCCAGGCCATGATCCTTTGGGCCGGAGCCCAGGCCATCAACTCGGCCTGGATCGCGCTGCGTCCCGCCAGCCGGGGCATGCAGATCGCCGCCGCGATGACGTCGGCCGGCCTGGCCGCGGCCTTCGCCCACGAGGCCCGCAAGCTGGATCCGACGGCCGGCAAGCTCGCCAATCCCACCGCGCGCGGCGTCAGCTTCGCCAATGCCGTGGATCGCAAAGTCGAAGCCAGCCAGCCGACCGTTCACTGA
- a CDS encoding helix-turn-helix transcriptional regulator has product MPVRVTLDRLIVAKGLKARDLAAEVGLSETQLSLFRSGKVKGIRFSTLARLCAVLGCRPGDLLDYDQDPRDLATRDDGD; this is encoded by the coding sequence ATGCCGGTCCGCGTCACCCTGGACCGGCTGATCGTCGCCAAGGGGCTCAAGGCCCGCGATCTGGCCGCCGAAGTGGGCCTCAGCGAGACCCAACTGTCCCTGTTCCGCTCGGGCAAGGTGAAGGGCATCCGCTTTTCCACCCTGGCCCGCCTGTGCGCAGTGCTCGGCTGCCGTCCCGGAGACTTGCTGGACTACGACCAGGACCCCAGGGACCTCGCCACCCGTGACGACGGGGATTGA
- a CDS encoding DUF2975 domain-containing protein, whose amino-acid sequence MTTPDLARFRALCGQFRWLAIFMVCSVGAILALIHIVAPTVLTLRGDSRIVPELWVRQAVWASPAVFYLFGVWAIGSALGQVAKGRLIQPTLARALRRVGVALGLGGLLSVFGVTNILRVIEGSVGGLANFDVAGMTLGMIGGALFLLGRVVDQADRIQSELDEMI is encoded by the coding sequence ATGACCACCCCCGACCTCGCCCGATTCCGCGCCCTCTGCGGTCAGTTCCGCTGGCTCGCGATCTTCATGGTCTGCAGCGTTGGCGCGATACTGGCCCTCATCCACATCGTCGCCCCGACCGTCCTGACCTTGCGCGGCGACTCTCGGATCGTGCCCGAGCTATGGGTTCGGCAGGCTGTGTGGGCCTCGCCCGCCGTCTTCTATCTCTTCGGCGTCTGGGCCATCGGCTCGGCCTTGGGCCAGGTTGCGAAAGGCCGGCTGATCCAGCCCACCCTCGCCCGCGCTCTCCGTCGCGTGGGTGTTGCCTTGGGTCTCGGCGGCCTGCTCAGCGTCTTCGGCGTCACGAACATCCTGCGCGTGATCGAGGGCAGCGTCGGAGGTCTGGCCAACTTCGACGTGGCCGGCATGACGCTCGGCATGATCGGCGGCGCGCTGTTCCTGCTGGGCCGGGTGGTGGATCAGGCCGACCGCATCCAGTCCGAACTGGACGAGATGATCTGA
- a CDS encoding ABC transporter ATP-binding protein — MEAAIQTDGLTRRFGHHLAVDVVSMTVPDKAVYGFLGRNGAGKTTTLKMLLGLLRPTGGSARVCGIDVGRDRIGAARKVGALLEAHGFYGNLTGRENLDLTRVLLGLPATEIDRVLEVVDMAEDAGRRVSDYSLGMRQRLGLARAMLGAPPVLILDEPTNGLDPDGIADMRRFLKSLPERTGATVLLSSHLLGEIEQTATHIGIVSHGKLVLEGELARLKADLAPEIGLRIDDEGRAAEVLRARDLTLVQDAQGWVARLRPGDDPDAATAGLTRALVEAGVGVFAIAPRARSLEGIYRSVSDGARTPETVR; from the coding sequence ATGGAGGCGGCGATCCAGACCGACGGGCTGACACGGCGGTTCGGGCACCATCTGGCCGTGGACGTCGTGTCGATGACGGTCCCGGACAAGGCGGTCTACGGCTTCCTCGGCCGCAACGGCGCGGGCAAGACGACGACCCTGAAGATGTTGCTGGGCCTGCTCAGGCCTACCGGCGGCTCGGCGCGGGTGTGCGGAATCGACGTCGGGCGGGACCGGATCGGAGCAGCGCGCAAGGTCGGAGCCCTGCTGGAGGCGCACGGCTTCTACGGCAATCTGACAGGGCGGGAGAACCTGGACCTGACGCGCGTCCTTCTGGGGCTCCCGGCGACCGAGATCGACCGGGTGCTGGAGGTCGTCGACATGGCGGAGGACGCGGGCCGCAGGGTCTCCGACTATTCGTTGGGCATGCGCCAGAGGCTGGGTCTGGCCCGCGCCATGCTGGGCGCGCCGCCGGTGCTGATCCTCGACGAGCCGACCAACGGGCTGGACCCCGACGGCATCGCCGACATGCGACGTTTTCTGAAGAGCCTGCCCGAACGCACGGGCGCGACTGTGCTTCTGTCCAGCCACCTGCTGGGCGAGATCGAACAGACCGCGACCCATATCGGCATCGTCAGTCACGGCAAGCTGGTGCTCGAAGGCGAGCTGGCCCGGCTGAAGGCCGACCTGGCGCCCGAGATAGGCCTGCGCATCGACGACGAGGGCAGGGCGGCCGAGGTGCTGCGCGCCCGCGACCTAACTTTGGTGCAGGACGCCCAGGGCTGGGTCGCTCGGCTGAGGCCGGGAGACGATCCAGACGCCGCGACGGCTGGCCTGACCCGCGCGCTGGTGGAGGCCGGGGTCGGGGTGTTCGCCATCGCCCCGCGTGCCCGCTCGCTGGAAGGCATCTATCGCTCCGTCTCGGACGGCGCCCGCACCCCGGAGACCGTCCGATGA
- a CDS encoding ABC transporter permease, whose translation MIAVLSVELRKLNRSLAAVLAIAASSLIAIFGFFMVLRGTRAQSWDMWMVSAIGIWAYFMLPMSVTALTALVAHMEHGPKSWDHLRSLPLPRWRLYAAKAAMVLLVVAIMSLLTLLLTWGAVVLATTLKPELTPTGPFELARYATTMGKVFLSALLMIAIQLWIALRFASFVPALVVGIGGTFFSVVATSAKQGVFFPWQMPVNMLATEAWRVNTALGLGCGLGLVVLALATVHLSRREVL comes from the coding sequence ATGATCGCCGTCCTGTCCGTCGAACTGCGCAAGCTGAACCGGTCGCTGGCCGCCGTGCTGGCGATCGCGGCGTCATCGCTGATCGCGATCTTCGGCTTCTTCATGGTGCTGCGCGGCACGAGGGCCCAGTCGTGGGATATGTGGATGGTCAGCGCCATCGGCATCTGGGCCTATTTCATGCTGCCGATGAGCGTGACGGCCCTGACCGCCCTGGTCGCCCACATGGAGCACGGGCCGAAGTCGTGGGACCACCTGCGCAGCCTGCCACTGCCGCGCTGGCGGCTCTATGCGGCCAAGGCCGCGATGGTCCTGCTGGTCGTGGCGATCATGAGCCTGCTGACGCTGCTGCTGACTTGGGGCGCGGTGGTGCTGGCCACGACCCTCAAGCCGGAGCTGACGCCGACCGGACCGTTCGAGCTGGCGCGCTACGCCACAACGATGGGCAAGGTCTTTCTGTCGGCGCTCCTGATGATCGCGATCCAGCTCTGGATCGCCCTGCGTTTCGCCAGCTTCGTGCCCGCGCTCGTGGTGGGGATCGGCGGGACCTTCTTCTCGGTCGTGGCGACCTCGGCGAAGCAGGGAGTGTTCTTCCCCTGGCAGATGCCGGTCAACATGCTGGCGACCGAGGCGTGGCGCGTGAATACGGCGCTGGGCCTGGGCTGTGGTCTGGGACTGGTCGTTCTGGCCCTCGCGACGGTCCACCTAAGTCGCCGTGAGGTCTTATAG
- the bfr gene encoding bacterioferritin gives MKGDPAIIRTLNAVLTNELTAVNQYFLHARMFESWGLSHLGNMIYEESIGEMKHADMLIKRILFLDGLPNLQDLHKLKVGEDPIECLGADLQLELDSRATTSAAVTQCEDARDYVSRDLLMRILADTEEHIDFLENQHSLINLMGAQNYLQSAMKEIVTDKAATGN, from the coding sequence ATGAAGGGCGATCCCGCGATCATCCGCACGCTGAACGCAGTGCTGACCAACGAGCTGACGGCGGTGAACCAGTACTTCCTGCACGCCCGCATGTTCGAGAGCTGGGGCCTCAGCCACCTCGGCAACATGATCTACGAGGAATCGATCGGCGAGATGAAGCACGCCGACATGCTGATCAAACGCATCCTCTTCCTGGACGGGCTTCCGAACCTGCAGGACCTGCACAAGCTGAAGGTCGGCGAGGATCCGATCGAATGCCTGGGCGCCGACCTGCAGCTAGAGCTCGACAGCCGCGCCACGACCTCGGCCGCTGTCACCCAGTGCGAGGACGCCCGCGATTATGTGAGCCGCGACCTGCTGATGCGGATTCTCGCCGACACCGAGGAGCACATCGACTTCCTTGAGAACCAGCACAGCCTGATCAACCTGATGGGCGCCCAGAACTATCTGCAGTCGGCGATGAAGGAGATCGTCACCGACAAGGCCGCGACCGGCAACTGA
- a CDS encoding (2Fe-2S)-binding protein produces the protein MYVCNCNGLRKRDVAFAIEAGATRPREIFQRNHCEAQCAKCVCEMRQMISESREAFALAAE, from the coding sequence TTGTACGTCTGTAACTGTAATGGTCTGAGGAAGCGCGACGTCGCCTTCGCGATCGAGGCCGGCGCCACCCGTCCCCGCGAAATTTTCCAGCGCAATCATTGCGAAGCGCAGTGCGCCAAATGCGTCTGCGAGATGCGCCAGATGATTTCTGAAAGCCGCGAAGCGTTCGCACTGGCCGCCGAGTAA
- the thiE gene encoding thiamine phosphate synthase: MSDPACQLYLITPPVIDDLDAFAAQLESALDAGPVAALQIRLKPASDQQITAAVRRLAPIAQGRGVAVILNDRPDLASALGCDGVHVGQSDASVASARRIMGKTAMIGATCHDSRHLAMEAAEAGADYVAFGAFFPTDTKQTEHRPDPEILTIWQEVMEVPSVAIGGVTVDNAAPLISAGADFLAVSAGVWAHPQGPAAAVRRFAELMSATD; the protein is encoded by the coding sequence ATGTCCGATCCCGCCTGCCAGCTCTATCTGATCACCCCGCCGGTCATCGACGACCTCGACGCCTTCGCTGCGCAACTGGAAAGCGCGCTGGACGCGGGGCCGGTCGCGGCCTTGCAGATCCGCCTGAAGCCGGCGAGCGACCAGCAGATCACGGCGGCCGTGCGCCGTCTGGCGCCGATCGCCCAGGGTCGGGGCGTCGCCGTGATCCTGAACGACCGCCCGGACCTGGCTTCTGCGCTGGGCTGCGACGGCGTCCATGTCGGACAGTCGGACGCCTCGGTCGCCTCGGCCCGGCGCATCATGGGCAAGACCGCCATGATCGGCGCGACCTGTCACGACAGCCGCCACCTGGCCATGGAGGCGGCGGAGGCGGGGGCCGACTACGTCGCCTTCGGCGCCTTCTTCCCGACCGACACCAAACAGACCGAACACCGACCTGACCCAGAAATCCTGACCATCTGGCAGGAGGTGATGGAGGTCCCGTCCGTCGCCATCGGCGGGGTCACCGTCGACAACGCCGCCCCCCTGATCTCGGCGGGCGCCGATTTCCTGGCGGTCAGCGCCGGCGTCTGGGCCCATCCGCAGGGGCCGGCCGCCGCGGTGCGGCGTTTCGCCGAGCTTATGTCCGCTACCGACTGA
- a CDS encoding sensor histidine kinase: MTATDADAFEPAVAPPRSTGKSTAAGLFAEPLVPMLTVLGVTILAFIAIGMARTSDMIAALWAANGLAAAVWLRSGRGVGYDLCFGGLMAFGILAGQFLAGNTPLMSAIFTLANMVEIVLAVVLARKFAPTLNLATVEGACRFIFCTAAVSPAITGLGVAACLSLMRGVAFLETFQTWWFGHSLGIAVVGSFVLSLDMRAVRAMFNPWRAAETALVFGLLIAVCTMIYFMVNMPLGFAMVPILIIIAARLRVLGVTAALVVISVMALGSMMLGVGPWHLVIGNLAERAMLLQLTILFGYLPILLVASLLEERDRLSARAKAGQLRAEKASAAKSRLLANVAHEIKSPIGGVIGIGDLWSSGQLGPVTETQAEMATMLVKTARQVEALSHDLLDVARAESGAVKVEMRPTDIPGILEDIRRTTAMRPESRLLSLKVICEGDGLVALADSQRLAQVVDNLATNAVKYGASGGEVLFRARRIYDGVRIEVSDKGPGLSPEKQAQLFEPFNRLGLERSTVEGHGIGLALAKRLVELQGGSIGVQSRAGEGATFWIELSAA, encoded by the coding sequence ATGACCGCGACCGATGCGGATGCCTTCGAGCCTGCCGTTGCGCCCCCGCGCTCCACCGGCAAGTCCACGGCGGCCGGCCTGTTCGCAGAACCGCTGGTCCCCATGCTGACGGTTCTGGGCGTCACCATCCTGGCCTTCATCGCCATCGGCATGGCGCGCACATCCGATATGATCGCGGCCCTGTGGGCGGCGAACGGACTGGCCGCGGCGGTCTGGCTGAGGAGCGGTCGCGGCGTGGGATACGACCTGTGCTTCGGCGGCCTGATGGCGTTCGGCATCCTGGCGGGGCAGTTCCTGGCCGGGAACACGCCGCTGATGTCGGCCATCTTCACCCTGGCGAATATGGTGGAGATCGTTCTGGCCGTGGTGCTGGCGCGCAAATTCGCTCCGACCCTGAACCTCGCCACCGTCGAAGGCGCGTGCCGGTTCATCTTCTGCACCGCCGCCGTCTCTCCGGCCATCACGGGACTGGGGGTCGCCGCCTGCCTGTCCCTGATGCGCGGCGTGGCCTTTCTGGAGACCTTCCAGACCTGGTGGTTCGGCCATTCGCTGGGCATCGCCGTCGTCGGCTCCTTCGTCCTGTCGCTGGACATGCGGGCCGTGCGGGCGATGTTCAATCCGTGGCGCGCGGCCGAGACCGCGCTGGTCTTCGGCCTGCTGATCGCGGTCTGCACGATGATCTACTTCATGGTGAACATGCCGCTGGGCTTCGCCATGGTGCCCATCCTGATCATCATCGCCGCTCGTCTGAGGGTGCTGGGCGTCACGGCGGCTCTCGTAGTCATCTCGGTCATGGCCCTGGGCTCCATGATGCTGGGCGTCGGTCCGTGGCACCTGGTGATCGGCAATCTGGCCGAGCGCGCCATGCTGCTGCAGCTGACCATCCTGTTCGGCTACCTGCCCATCCTTCTGGTCGCCTCGCTGCTGGAAGAGCGGGACCGGCTGTCGGCGCGGGCCAAGGCCGGACAACTGCGGGCCGAAAAGGCCTCGGCCGCCAAGTCGCGCCTGCTGGCCAACGTGGCCCATGAGATCAAGAGCCCCATCGGCGGCGTCATCGGCATCGGCGATCTGTGGTCTTCGGGCCAACTGGGTCCTGTGACCGAAACCCAGGCCGAGATGGCGACCATGTTGGTCAAGACCGCCCGTCAGGTCGAGGCCCTGTCGCACGACCTGCTCGACGTGGCCCGGGCCGAATCCGGCGCCGTGAAGGTCGAGATGCGCCCCACCGATATCCCCGGCATCCTCGAAGACATCCGGCGCACCACGGCCATGCGTCCCGAATCGCGGCTTCTGTCGCTGAAGGTCATCTGTGAGGGTGACGGCCTGGTCGCCCTGGCGGATTCCCAGCGCCTGGCCCAGGTCGTCGACAACCTGGCGACCAATGCGGTGAAGTACGGCGCGTCCGGCGGAGAGGTGCTGTTCCGCGCTCGCCGCATCTACGACGGCGTCCGCATCGAGGTCAGCGACAAGGGCCCCGGCCTGTCGCCCGAGAAACAGGCCCAGCTCTTCGAGCCGTTCAACCGCCTGGGCCTGGAACGCTCGACAGTCGAGGGGCA